The following coding sequences are from one Mastomys coucha isolate ucsf_1 unplaced genomic scaffold, UCSF_Mcou_1 pScaffold9, whole genome shotgun sequence window:
- the Eef1akmt1 gene encoding EEF1A lysine methyltransferase 1 isoform X1, giving the protein MSPAKPFLHPQDVLDMPQTLCEMDDSEDDDIPQLSSHTLAALQEFYAEQKQSIDPGGDDKYNVGVIEENWQLSQFWYSQDTALRLAREAINAAGEGGRIACVSAPSVYQKLRELRREGISVYIFEYDRRFAIYGDEFIFYDYNNPLELPEGIAAHSFDVVVADPPYLSEECLRKTSETIQFLTRGKILLCTGAIMEEQAAQLLGVKMCKFIPEHSRNLANEFRCYTNYDSGLDCEA; this is encoded by the exons ATGTCACCTGCTAAGCCATTCCTCCATCCCCAGGATGTTCTAGATAT GCCACAGACACTGTGTGAAATGGATGATTCAGAAGACGACGACATACCCCAGCTTTCTTCCCACACCTTAGCAGCTCTCCAGGAGTTCTATGCTGAGCAGAAGCAGTCCATCGACCCAGGAGGGGACGATAAATATAACGTTGGGGTAATAGAGGAGAACTGG CAGCTGAGCCAGTTCTGGTACAGTCAGGACACTGCTTTGCGACTTGCACGGGAAGCGATCAATGCTGCTGGTGAAGGTGGCAG AATCGCGTGTGTGAGCGCGCCCAGTGTGTACCAGAAGCTCCGGGAGCTTCGTAGGGAGGGCATCTCTGTGTACATCTTTGAATACGACAGAAGATTCGCCATATATGGAGATGAATTTATCTTCTATGATTACAATAACCCACTGGAGTTGCCTGAGGGAATCGCTGCACATAGCTTTGACGTTGTGGTTGCAGATCCTCCTTACCTGTCTGAGGAATGTCTCAGGAAGACATCCGAAACGATCCAGTTCCTGACGCGGGGCAAGATTCTGCTGTGCACAG GAGCCATCATGGAAGAGCAGGCAGCTCAGCTCCTGGGAGTGAAGATGTGCAAGTTTATTCCAGAACACTCCCGAAACCTGGCCAATGAGTTCCGCTGTTACACGAACTATGACTCTGGGCTGGACTGTGAAGCCTAA
- the Eef1akmt1 gene encoding EEF1A lysine methyltransferase 1 isoform X2, translating to MCQWPQTLCEMDDSEDDDIPQLSSHTLAALQEFYAEQKQSIDPGGDDKYNVGVIEENWQLSQFWYSQDTALRLAREAINAAGEGGRIACVSAPSVYQKLRELRREGISVYIFEYDRRFAIYGDEFIFYDYNNPLELPEGIAAHSFDVVVADPPYLSEECLRKTSETIQFLTRGKILLCTGAIMEEQAAQLLGVKMCKFIPEHSRNLANEFRCYTNYDSGLDCEA from the exons ATGTGTCAGTG GCCACAGACACTGTGTGAAATGGATGATTCAGAAGACGACGACATACCCCAGCTTTCTTCCCACACCTTAGCAGCTCTCCAGGAGTTCTATGCTGAGCAGAAGCAGTCCATCGACCCAGGAGGGGACGATAAATATAACGTTGGGGTAATAGAGGAGAACTGG CAGCTGAGCCAGTTCTGGTACAGTCAGGACACTGCTTTGCGACTTGCACGGGAAGCGATCAATGCTGCTGGTGAAGGTGGCAG AATCGCGTGTGTGAGCGCGCCCAGTGTGTACCAGAAGCTCCGGGAGCTTCGTAGGGAGGGCATCTCTGTGTACATCTTTGAATACGACAGAAGATTCGCCATATATGGAGATGAATTTATCTTCTATGATTACAATAACCCACTGGAGTTGCCTGAGGGAATCGCTGCACATAGCTTTGACGTTGTGGTTGCAGATCCTCCTTACCTGTCTGAGGAATGTCTCAGGAAGACATCCGAAACGATCCAGTTCCTGACGCGGGGCAAGATTCTGCTGTGCACAG GAGCCATCATGGAAGAGCAGGCAGCTCAGCTCCTGGGAGTGAAGATGTGCAAGTTTATTCCAGAACACTCCCGAAACCTGGCCAATGAGTTCCGCTGTTACACGAACTATGACTCTGGGCTGGACTGTGAAGCCTAA